A window of Chitinophaga sp. MM2321 contains these coding sequences:
- a CDS encoding histidine kinase, whose protein sequence is MDQFRKMEFGVVTGIFLLLMFSLLYPSIVNNVFELQSRYGHKFSQYHQVFDYYIHYLLPSMARIILVYVTFLAVNFIIVPKFLEQKRWWPGMTLLFTTMLMFFIGIMVANSYYNGYLLGVYKTVRGAHMHFAKSAFISTIFYAVVYVVYCILKNAYFDYLHKYMTSNAYYRRMGRELMVSAGILLLLLCLAFNDSWDFFWVVLFFGPTLIAVAFILFYKVFPDYTNVHHNKKIFTRDIVLTIAAVNILMGIILGALMRRHGEWVAAVMSLGTVCCVLGVLPVGWWLFKSRQKQDATVVNLQKALGHSAANLDVLRAQINPHFLFNALNTLYGTALQEDASRTSEGIQKLGDMMRFMLHDNHLEKIPLDKEVAYLQNYIDLQRLRVLSSPDILIEVNIDESHCEHDIAPMLLIPFVENAFKHGISLRHRSRIVISLSCNSDQIFFDVYNSVHQRPENDPERDSMGIGLNNVKERLALLYPDRHELSIRHTATEFFVHLTIDVSR, encoded by the coding sequence ATGGATCAATTCAGGAAAATGGAATTTGGCGTAGTAACAGGAATCTTCCTTTTACTGATGTTTTCGCTCCTCTATCCGAGCATCGTAAATAATGTGTTCGAATTACAGTCCAGATACGGACATAAATTCAGTCAATACCACCAGGTATTTGATTATTACATCCATTATTTATTGCCTTCCATGGCCCGTATCATTCTGGTATATGTTACTTTCCTGGCGGTGAATTTTATCATTGTACCAAAATTCCTGGAACAAAAACGCTGGTGGCCGGGAATGACGCTCCTGTTCACAACGATGCTGATGTTCTTTATCGGCATCATGGTGGCTAATTCCTATTATAATGGTTACCTGCTGGGTGTATACAAAACCGTTAGAGGCGCGCATATGCATTTTGCCAAATCTGCTTTTATCAGTACCATATTTTATGCGGTGGTGTACGTGGTATATTGTATCCTGAAAAATGCCTATTTCGATTACCTGCACAAGTATATGACAAGTAATGCCTATTACCGGAGAATGGGGCGTGAATTGATGGTGTCGGCAGGTATCCTGTTGTTGTTATTATGCCTGGCCTTCAATGATTCGTGGGATTTTTTCTGGGTGGTGCTTTTCTTCGGCCCAACCTTGATAGCAGTGGCTTTTATCCTGTTTTATAAAGTATTTCCTGACTATACGAATGTGCATCATAACAAAAAAATATTTACACGTGATATTGTACTCACCATTGCAGCGGTGAATATCCTGATGGGCATTATTTTGGGCGCACTGATGCGTCGTCATGGAGAGTGGGTAGCAGCAGTGATGTCGCTGGGCACTGTATGCTGTGTACTGGGCGTTTTACCGGTCGGCTGGTGGTTATTTAAATCCAGGCAAAAACAGGATGCTACTGTGGTCAACCTGCAAAAGGCGTTGGGTCATTCTGCTGCTAACCTGGATGTTTTACGGGCACAGATCAATCCCCACTTTTTATTTAATGCCCTGAATACGCTGTATGGTACTGCTTTACAGGAAGATGCCTCCCGTACCAGCGAAGGCATTCAGAAACTGGGTGACATGATGCGCTTTATGCTGCATGATAATCATCTCGAAAAAATACCGCTGGACAAAGAGGTGGCGTACCTGCAAAATTATATCGACTTACAACGTTTGCGCGTACTCTCTTCTCCCGATATTCTGATAGAAGTAAATATTGATGAAAGTCATTGTGAACATGATATTGCGCCCATGCTCCTGATCCCTTTTGTGGAAAACGCATTCAAACATGGTATCAGCTTGCGGCATCGTTCCAGGATCGTAATATCGTTGAGTTGTAATAGTGATCAGATCTTTTTTGATGTATACAACAGTGTGCACCAGCGGCCGGAAAATGATCCGGAGCGCGATAGCATGGGCATTGGTCTTAATAACGTGAAAGAAAGGCTTGCCTTGTTGTATCCTGACAGGCATGAACTGAGCATCCGTCATACTGCCACGGAATTTTTTGTTCACTTAACGATTGATGTAAGCAGGTAA
- a CDS encoding DUF4407 domain-containing protein produces MKKEDALRIENGEIKDRGEQEPDGMTRFLWWLAAADADVLKECRTERERYRIIGLSVFVTWMFATLAWGYFFSTIVADDLAVLGLALFFGFAILSIDRTLIAAMSRGNGNTRFMPVAFRLLLAVTIGLFISQPVVLMLFKKDIIAQLEVNKQTKIDAFREQLMELNTGQRNTLQQALERGRLQLQQKEAELKFYKDGYIRETDGTGGSGRIGESDIARVKKSAYLKSDDELQAMQKAWEPQQQQLQAQMANMHSVDSVKETVYVRTLTDGFLAQIEALHDLIKDHPPLQQRYRLIIFIITLIEIMPLLSKVLMPRGEYDEKLASATAQGIAAAKLQVAAGKELLEHYQTAALAADKATVDHLFASTHDLRRQEADELVKEWQRRETRQYSHLWQQAKKLLLGKIL; encoded by the coding sequence ATGAAGAAAGAGGACGCATTACGCATAGAGAATGGCGAAATAAAAGATCGCGGGGAGCAGGAGCCTGATGGCATGACGCGCTTCCTGTGGTGGCTGGCTGCTGCGGATGCAGATGTGTTGAAAGAATGCCGGACGGAGAGAGAGCGGTATCGTATTATCGGTTTATCCGTATTCGTTACCTGGATGTTTGCCACGCTGGCATGGGGTTATTTTTTTTCTACCATTGTAGCGGATGACCTGGCGGTATTGGGACTGGCGCTGTTCTTCGGTTTTGCAATTTTATCGATAGACCGTACCCTGATTGCGGCAATGTCACGGGGTAATGGTAACACCCGATTTATGCCGGTGGCTTTTCGTTTATTGTTGGCCGTTACTATTGGTCTTTTTATTTCGCAGCCGGTGGTATTAATGCTGTTTAAGAAAGATATTATTGCCCAGCTGGAGGTTAATAAACAAACTAAAATAGATGCTTTCCGGGAACAACTGATGGAATTGAACACCGGTCAGCGTAACACACTGCAGCAGGCGCTTGAAAGGGGGCGCCTGCAACTGCAGCAAAAGGAAGCGGAACTGAAGTTTTATAAAGATGGATATATCAGGGAAACAGATGGTACCGGCGGGTCAGGCAGGATAGGAGAGTCGGACATCGCGCGGGTTAAAAAATCTGCTTATCTGAAATCTGATGACGAGCTACAGGCCATGCAAAAAGCCTGGGAGCCGCAACAGCAGCAACTCCAGGCGCAAATGGCCAATATGCACAGTGTAGATAGTGTGAAGGAAACGGTTTATGTGCGTACACTGACAGATGGTTTTCTCGCACAGATAGAGGCCCTGCATGATCTTATCAAAGATCATCCACCTTTACAGCAACGTTACCGGCTTATCATCTTTATTATCACCCTCATTGAAATTATGCCGTTACTCAGCAAGGTGCTGATGCCGAGAGGGGAATATGATGAAAAGCTGGCCAGTGCTACTGCACAGGGTATAGCTGCTGCAAAGCTGCAGGTGGCCGCAGGAAAAGAATTGCTGGAACATTATCAGACTGCTGCATTGGCGGCTGATAAAGCGACGGTTGATCATCTCTTTGCCTCCACCCATGATCTACGCCGCCAGGAAGCAGATGAACTGGTGAAGGAATGGCAGCGCCGCGAAACGAGGCAGTACAGCCACTTGTGGCAGCAGGCCAAAAAATTGTTACTGGGTAAAATTTTGTAA
- a CDS encoding LytTR family DNA-binding domain-containing protein — MKLTAIAIDDEPVALAVIKNHAAMVPFLDIKGFFTNAFEAMDFLSKEKVDLLFLDIKMPDISGLDFLSSLPQPPMTIFTTAYSEHAVKSFELDAIDYLLKPFSLIRFIKACNKAHSLWQLKQQGVPTPAKDIPPYIFLKSGYEQYKIILEDILYLESAGNYVNFVLKDRRLISRLSMQEAVDLLPALLFTRVHRSYIVANNKIERADRNALYIKNIPIPIGAAYGPAIEKILNK, encoded by the coding sequence ATGAAGCTTACTGCAATTGCCATTGACGATGAACCCGTCGCCCTGGCTGTTATAAAAAATCATGCGGCAATGGTGCCTTTTCTCGATATCAAAGGCTTTTTTACCAATGCCTTCGAAGCCATGGATTTTCTGAGTAAAGAAAAAGTAGACCTGCTTTTCCTCGATATCAAAATGCCGGATATTTCGGGGCTGGACTTTTTAAGCAGCCTGCCGCAACCACCCATGACTATTTTTACGACAGCCTATTCCGAGCATGCCGTGAAAAGCTTTGAGCTGGATGCCATCGATTATCTGCTGAAACCTTTTTCCCTTATTCGTTTCATTAAAGCCTGCAACAAGGCGCATAGCCTCTGGCAGTTGAAACAACAAGGTGTACCAACTCCCGCGAAAGACATACCACCCTATATTTTTTTAAAGAGCGGATACGAACAGTATAAGATTATACTGGAAGATATCCTGTACCTGGAAAGCGCCGGGAATTATGTGAATTTTGTTCTGAAAGACCGCAGGCTGATCTCGCGGCTGTCTATGCAGGAGGCGGTGGACCTGTTGCCTGCATTGCTTTTTACCCGTGTACACCGTTCTTATATTGTTGCTAATAATAAAATTGAACGGGCAGACAGGAATGCGCTCTATATTAAAAACATTCCCATTCCTATTGGTGCTGCTTATGGCCCGGCCATCGAAAAAATACTGAATAAGTAG
- a CDS encoding TetR/AcrR family transcriptional regulator, with amino-acid sequence MGKAERTRQFIIETAAPIFNRKGIAGTAISDILEATKLAKGGLYGNFSSKEEMVMEVFDYIADQEKRRLKAITAGEATAIGKFEALFTYYARYPDGRQVAGGCPMINFGAEADDTNPGLKKKVSDLIRYFESRIEQLVQFGKDTGEFRKDWDEKQFAILMFAMLEGAILITGMMNNNKQMLVVLDFLRKEIKRHTK; translated from the coding sequence ATGGGAAAAGCGGAAAGAACGAGGCAGTTTATCATTGAAACGGCGGCGCCTATTTTTAACCGTAAGGGAATAGCCGGTACGGCCATCAGTGATATCCTGGAAGCCACCAAACTAGCCAAGGGCGGCCTTTATGGCAATTTCTCCTCCAAGGAAGAAATGGTGATGGAGGTATTTGACTATATCGCCGATCAGGAAAAACGACGCCTGAAAGCGATAACAGCCGGCGAAGCCACCGCCATCGGAAAATTTGAAGCACTTTTTACGTACTATGCCCGTTATCCTGACGGCCGGCAAGTGGCAGGCGGATGCCCTATGATCAACTTCGGCGCCGAGGCGGATGATACCAACCCCGGACTAAAAAAGAAAGTAAGTGACCTGATCCGCTACTTCGAATCCCGTATTGAACAACTTGTACAGTTTGGTAAAGACACGGGCGAGTTCAGAAAAGACTGGGATGAGAAGCAATTCGCCATCCTCATGTTTGCCATGCTCGAAGGCGCTATCCTCATTACCGGCATGATGAATAACAATAAACAAATGCTGGTTGTACTGGACTTTTTAAGAAAAGAAATCAAACGTCACACCAAGTGA
- a CDS encoding alpha/beta hydrolase, translating into MQHQVLPLSLRMTAFLLSGISKPFPVLTARLFYRLYCTPPARKLRSTHTQLRDSASISQTTVSSYAFDNTPLPITLYRWGTSGKKILLLHGWGGSPFHFKQLIHSLVSSGYEVISYDAPAHGLSGGQRTNLVQWMHVLEQVIRQEGPLDAIIGHSLGGLNAALTLARKEVQVPRLIMLSASLSAPVFFQETFRLFNIHPVVMPPLLQLIRHKLKEDLGELDLHRYIDQIKANEIFIAYDTADELVDVHEIDGFLQQYPAIQSLRITGEGHFRIMRQAPVIGGILQFLNGG; encoded by the coding sequence ATGCAACACCAGGTTTTACCATTATCACTGAGAATGACTGCATTCCTGCTATCGGGGATCAGCAAGCCCTTTCCGGTCCTTACCGCCAGGCTTTTTTACCGTTTGTATTGTACACCGCCAGCACGCAAACTACGCTCCACACACACGCAGCTGCGGGACAGCGCCAGCATCAGTCAAACCACTGTGAGCAGTTATGCATTTGATAATACACCGTTGCCCATTACCCTTTATCGCTGGGGTACTTCCGGGAAAAAAATACTGCTGCTGCATGGATGGGGTGGTAGCCCGTTTCATTTTAAACAATTGATCCATAGCCTGGTAAGCAGCGGCTATGAAGTGATCTCCTATGATGCACCCGCGCATGGGCTATCCGGTGGTCAACGTACCAACCTGGTACAATGGATGCATGTACTGGAACAGGTGATCCGGCAGGAGGGCCCACTGGATGCCATTATAGGCCATTCACTGGGCGGATTGAATGCAGCCCTTACACTGGCGCGTAAAGAAGTACAGGTGCCCCGGCTGATTATGTTGAGTGCCTCACTGAGCGCCCCCGTATTTTTTCAGGAAACATTCCGCCTGTTCAATATTCATCCGGTAGTAATGCCGCCCCTGTTGCAACTGATCCGGCACAAACTGAAGGAAGATCTTGGGGAACTGGACCTGCACCGGTACATAGACCAGATCAAAGCCAACGAAATTTTTATCGCGTATGATACGGCCGATGAACTGGTAGATGTACATGAAATAGACGGCTTCCTGCAACAGTACCCGGCCATCCAATCACTCCGGATTACCGGTGAAGGGCATTTCCGTATCATGCGTCAGGCCCCGGTGATCGGGGGTATCCTGCAATTCCTGAACGGAGGCTGA
- a CDS encoding sugar phosphate isomerase/epimerase family protein — MSKANDRRNFLRQMGLYTMGLGILPSVLAACNEGKSTDSEKDSSAAPDAGSKLTKDLFFKISLAEWSFHKALFAGKMNHLDFAARAKNEFGISGVEYVNQFFKDKAKDQSYLADMKKRADDNGVRSVLIMCDGEGEMGDQDVKKRLQAVENHYKWVEAAKYLGCHAIRVNAAGEGKPEDVAKAAAESLAKLASFGKEHDINVIVENHGGNSSNGKWLSGIMKNVNMPNCGTLPDLGNFCIKRSKPENNTPEAWAKTTCLEEYDRYEGVQELMPFAKGVSAKSFDFDAAGNETTIDYKRVLQIVKAAGFTGYIGVEYEGEVLSEEEGVRKTKELLLKMGAEV; from the coding sequence ATGAGTAAAGCAAATGATCGTCGTAATTTCCTGCGGCAAATGGGATTATACACTATGGGCCTTGGTATCCTGCCTTCTGTGCTGGCTGCCTGTAATGAAGGTAAGTCCACCGATAGTGAAAAGGACAGTTCCGCCGCTCCTGATGCGGGATCAAAACTTACCAAAGACCTTTTCTTTAAGATTTCCCTGGCGGAATGGTCTTTCCACAAAGCATTGTTTGCCGGTAAAATGAATCACCTCGATTTTGCTGCCCGCGCAAAAAATGAATTCGGTATCTCCGGTGTGGAATATGTTAACCAGTTTTTTAAAGACAAAGCGAAGGACCAGTCTTACCTCGCTGACATGAAAAAACGCGCTGACGACAATGGCGTACGCAGTGTACTGATCATGTGTGATGGCGAAGGTGAAATGGGAGATCAGGATGTGAAGAAAAGATTGCAGGCAGTAGAAAACCACTACAAATGGGTGGAAGCAGCCAAATACCTGGGATGTCATGCTATCCGTGTAAATGCAGCAGGAGAGGGCAAGCCCGAAGATGTAGCTAAAGCAGCTGCGGAATCACTCGCTAAACTGGCTTCTTTCGGAAAGGAACATGATATCAACGTTATCGTGGAAAACCATGGCGGTAATTCATCCAATGGTAAATGGCTGAGCGGCATCATGAAAAATGTGAATATGCCTAACTGCGGTACTTTACCGGATCTGGGTAATTTCTGTATTAAAAGATCCAAACCGGAAAACAATACGCCGGAAGCGTGGGCTAAAACTACCTGCCTGGAAGAATATGATCGTTATGAAGGTGTACAGGAACTGATGCCTTTTGCCAAAGGGGTAAGTGCCAAATCATTTGATTTTGATGCTGCCGGAAATGAAACGACCATCGACTATAAAAGAGTATTGCAGATAGTGAAAGCTGCCGGATTTACCGGGTACATTGGTGTTGAATACGAAGGTGAAGTACTCTCCGAAGAAGAAGGTGTAAGGAAAACAAAAGAACTGCTGCTGAAAATGGGTGCTGAAGTATAG
- a CDS encoding dienelactone hydrolase family protein, whose protein sequence is MKKLSFLFLSLGIAMGATAQTAPCCHTDAVTEFAGLASREDFRMAHKDPLPYVYQGTAGESITFNTTDGNPAHGFLFKAKKTTDKYLFVYQEWYGLNDYIKKESEKFYNDLGGEVNVLALDMYDQKVATNREDAGKLMQGASRERLTAIMKGALTYAGTSAKIATVGWCFGGGLSLQSGLLNGAQNIGDIMYYGMPEKDVEKLKTLNAPVLGFFANKDKGITPQVVDEFEKNMKAAGKTLTVKRYDADHGFANPSNPIYNSEATKDAYTHAVAFLKKQFGL, encoded by the coding sequence ATGAAAAAGCTATCTTTTCTTTTCCTCTCCCTGGGCATAGCCATGGGGGCTACGGCACAAACAGCGCCCTGTTGTCATACCGATGCGGTGACTGAGTTTGCCGGATTGGCCAGCCGGGAAGATTTCCGCATGGCACATAAAGATCCGCTGCCTTATGTATACCAGGGCACTGCGGGCGAAAGCATCACTTTTAATACAACAGATGGCAACCCTGCACACGGGTTCCTATTCAAAGCCAAAAAAACAACAGATAAATACCTGTTTGTATACCAGGAATGGTATGGCCTGAATGACTACATCAAAAAAGAATCTGAAAAGTTTTACAATGACCTGGGTGGAGAAGTGAATGTGCTGGCGCTGGATATGTACGATCAGAAAGTAGCTACCAACAGGGAAGATGCAGGCAAACTTATGCAGGGCGCTTCCCGGGAAAGGCTCACTGCTATTATGAAAGGTGCGCTGACCTATGCCGGTACATCTGCTAAAATAGCTACTGTAGGCTGGTGCTTTGGTGGTGGGTTGTCATTACAATCCGGCCTGCTCAACGGTGCGCAGAATATAGGAGATATCATGTATTACGGTATGCCGGAGAAAGATGTGGAAAAACTGAAAACATTGAATGCCCCGGTACTGGGCTTTTTCGCCAACAAAGACAAAGGCATTACACCACAGGTGGTAGACGAATTCGAGAAAAACATGAAAGCAGCTGGTAAAACGTTAACGGTTAAACGTTATGACGCGGATCACGGCTTTGCGAACCCCAGCAATCCTATTTACAATAGTGAAGCAACAAAAGATGCTTATACACATGCAGTGGCATTTCTGAAAAAGCAGTTTGGATTATAA
- a CDS encoding FecR domain-containing protein, with product MQFKSDTIRKYRGLLYALLLLVSGALVLLTWKSREPQAADTTILQTPGVKYISHQGETGHRTVVTLPDSSVVILNSASVLQVPETYGKGQRNVILDGDAFFQVTPGTDTFTVTSDKLTATVLGTSFKMRSFSSQQGATVYLLTGKIRVAKSYHSPTDNQPEILERGQMVLANNEIDLMEKETYHPEELEAWVSDTLTIREANPMVLSRTLEEWFGVEIEMKGDASKAPVITMAAFYHATLEDVLNNLGQQQGFTYKIRKNKVILTY from the coding sequence ATGCAATTTAAATCTGATACTATCAGAAAATATCGCGGCTTGCTGTATGCTTTACTTTTGCTGGTTTCCGGCGCTCTTGTGCTGTTAACCTGGAAATCCAGAGAGCCACAGGCAGCTGATACCACAATATTGCAGACACCGGGTGTAAAATACATCTCTCATCAGGGTGAAACAGGCCACCGCACCGTGGTTACACTGCCAGACAGCTCTGTTGTCATCCTCAACTCCGCTTCTGTATTACAGGTGCCGGAAACCTACGGTAAAGGCCAGCGAAACGTGATACTGGACGGCGATGCCTTTTTCCAGGTAACACCCGGTACAGACACTTTCACGGTTACTTCCGATAAACTGACAGCAACCGTACTGGGCACGTCCTTTAAGATGCGTTCTTTTTCCAGTCAACAGGGTGCTACCGTTTACCTGTTGACAGGCAAGATCCGGGTTGCCAAATCATACCACTCTCCTACTGATAATCAACCTGAAATACTGGAACGCGGACAGATGGTACTTGCCAATAATGAAATAGACCTGATGGAGAAAGAAACCTATCATCCGGAAGAACTGGAAGCCTGGGTATCTGATACCCTTACCATCAGGGAAGCTAACCCAATGGTGCTGTCCCGTACACTGGAAGAATGGTTTGGTGTGGAAATAGAAATGAAGGGAGATGCCTCAAAAGCCCCTGTAATAACAATGGCCGCGTTTTACCATGCTACCCTGGAAGATGTGTTGAATAATCTTGGCCAACAGCAAGGCTTTACCTACAAGATCCGGAAGAATAAGGTGATACTTACTTATTAA
- a CDS encoding proline dehydrogenase family protein yields MEKQLTLSFDNTAIAFEAKTDSALKKANFLFSNIGKPWLVKMGAIFTPLAFKLRLPIKGIIKNTIFSQFCGGENLEEAAHTALQLGNYHVGVALDYGVEAMEGEDSYDKAVPEFIRAIEYAASRPDIPFIAIKITGFARFELLEKIHSAATLSSQEQQEYKRVHARIFAIAEAAAQYNVGLLVDAEETWIQQPVDDLAEEMMSLFNKEKVIVYNTFQLYCHDRYRFLQVSLEKAVKGGYLLGAKLVRGAYMEKENKRAAENNYPTPIQPSKAATDKDYNEAVKFCLDHVEELAVFIGTHNEDSCMLAARTMDDKNIPHNHPHVSFSQLLGMSDNITFNLAHAGYSVTKYLPYGPVKDVVPYLIRRAQENTSIAGQMGRELALIRKELRRRALN; encoded by the coding sequence ATGGAAAAGCAGCTAACTTTATCTTTTGATAATACGGCTATTGCATTCGAGGCAAAGACCGACAGCGCATTGAAAAAAGCCAATTTTCTCTTTAGTAATATCGGAAAACCATGGCTGGTGAAAATGGGTGCTATCTTTACTCCCCTGGCATTCAAACTGAGGTTGCCCATTAAAGGCATTATCAAAAATACCATCTTCTCACAATTCTGCGGAGGCGAAAACCTGGAAGAAGCAGCGCATACGGCTTTACAGCTGGGCAACTACCATGTAGGTGTAGCACTGGACTACGGTGTGGAAGCGATGGAAGGGGAAGACAGTTATGATAAAGCGGTACCTGAATTTATCCGTGCTATTGAATATGCTGCCAGCAGACCGGATATTCCGTTTATCGCTATTAAAATTACCGGTTTTGCCAGGTTTGAATTGCTGGAAAAAATACATAGTGCTGCAACATTATCCAGCCAGGAACAACAGGAATACAAGCGTGTACACGCCCGTATATTTGCGATTGCGGAAGCAGCAGCACAGTACAATGTAGGCTTGCTGGTAGACGCGGAAGAAACCTGGATTCAACAACCGGTTGATGACCTCGCGGAGGAGATGATGTCATTATTTAACAAAGAGAAAGTAATTGTTTATAATACTTTCCAGCTGTATTGCCACGACCGTTACCGATTTTTACAGGTATCACTGGAGAAGGCCGTTAAAGGCGGATACCTGCTGGGTGCCAAACTGGTAAGGGGTGCTTACATGGAAAAGGAAAATAAACGCGCTGCCGAAAATAATTATCCTACACCTATACAACCCAGCAAAGCCGCTACTGATAAAGATTACAATGAGGCCGTGAAATTCTGCCTGGATCATGTAGAGGAACTGGCTGTATTTATCGGTACACACAACGAAGATAGTTGTATGCTGGCTGCCCGTACCATGGATGATAAAAATATTCCGCACAACCACCCACATGTGAGCTTTTCACAACTGCTGGGCATGAGCGATAACATCACCTTTAACCTGGCACATGCCGGCTATAGTGTGACCAAATACCTCCCTTACGGTCCTGTAAAAGATGTGGTGCCCTACCTCATCCGCCGGGCGCAGGAAAACACTTCCATCGCCGGCCAAATGGGAAGAGAACTGGCGCTGATAAGAAAGGAGTTGAGGAGAAGAGCCCTCAATTAA